CTTCCAGCATCCCGGGCTCACATGAAGGTTCGTCCCGTCGCAGTCGCCGGATGCCTTTCGTGCATCCTGTTCGCGTTCACGCACACACCTGCACCGCCTGCGTCACGCACGTTTGCGCCTGACAGCGTGCTGCCGAACGACAATCGCACGCCCGGCGGCAGCATCGTGAACGGGACGACGGAGCTGCATCTCGTCGCGCAGCTCGCAGCCTGGCGACCGGACCTCGATGTCGACAGCGCAGCCACGGTCCAGGCATTCGCCGAGACGGGCGGCGCGCCGCGCATTCCCGGACCGCTTCTGCGCGCGGAGCAGGGAACGGATGTGCGCGTCACGATCGCGAACGACATCCCGGACTCGACGCTCATCGTCCATGGCATGCGTGCGGGCACGGTCGCGGACGATACGATCGTCGTGCGGCCCGGTACGCGTCGAGAAGTAACGTTCCGCGCGGGCGCACCCGGCACATACCTGTACTGGGGGACGACGAGCGGCAAAGTGCGCATCGTGGACCGCACCGGCCGCGACGGCCAGCTGACGGGCGCGATCGTGATCGATCCGACCGGTATCGCGCCGGATCCGGCGGAACGCATCTTCGTCATCACCGTGCTCGACATCCTGCCGGACACCACGAAGCCGCCGCCGCTCGAGGACATCTTCGAGCTGGCGATCAACGGGCGCTCGTGGCCGCACAGCGAGCGTATCGATCAGACTGTCGGTGACACGGTGCGCTGGCGCTGGCTGAACGGCAGTTACCTGACGCACCCAATGCATCTGCATGGCTTCCATTTCCGTGTTCAGGCAAAGGGCGACGGTGCGGCGGATACGACGTACACAGATGCCGACGCACGCGAGGTAGTCACCGAGTTCATGCGGAGCGGGAGCACGTTCGCGATGGAGTGGACGCCGACGCGTGCGGGCAACTGGCTTTTCCACTGTCACATGGCCGCGCACATCACGCCGTTCCCGGCACGTCCCGATTCACTTCAGCAGCACGACGCGCACGACGTGGTGCAGCATGCTCTGCAGGGCATGGCGGGGCTCGTACTCGGCATCCGAACGACCGATCGCGCCGAGCCTCATGCCGTGTCGCTCACCGAGCCGGTGCAGCACCTGCGACTCCTGATGCAGCAGGCCGCTCCCACCGAGGACCCGCTGCTTCGTGCGACGGGGTACGTGCTGGTGGCAGGCGATGAGCCTGCACCGGACTCGGTGAGCGTTCCGGGGCCACCTCTGCTGCTCACGCGTGGCGAGACGACCGCGATCACTGTCGTGAATCGCACGGGCCAGCTGACGACGGTACACTGGCACGGCATGGAGCTCGAGAGCATCTACGATGGCGTCGCGGGCTGGAGCGGTGCCGGTTCCAACCTCGCGCCGCTGATTGCGCCGGGCGACTCTTTCACCGTCGCATTCACACCGCCGCGTTCCGGCACGTACATCTACCACACGCACATGGACGAGGGGCTGCAGCTCGCGACGGGCGCGTACGGTCCGCTCATCGTGCTGGACCCGGGTCAGCGCTTCGACCCCGAGACGGACCTGATCTTCATGATGGCACGCTCCGTCGACGGCGGCACCAACCAGCAGGCGATCAATGGACGCCACGCACCGCCGCCGCTCACGCTCCGCGTGGGCACCACCTACCGGCTGCGCTTCGTCAATATCATGCCGACCGCGCCCATCGATCTGGAGCTGCACGCCGATTCGACTCTGCTCAGCTGGATGCCGATCTCGAAGGACGGCGCATGGGTGCCCACCTCGCAGCGCGTGCCCGGACCATCGCGACAGTGGGGCTTCGGCGTCGGGGAGACCCGGGACTTCCTGTGGACGCCGGATCGCCCGATGGACGCCGTGATCTCTGCCGGGAACGAAGTCGACGGCTTCATGATCCGCCAGCTATTGACCGTGCGCTGAGACAACCCGATCGCGCGCGGAACCCTGTGCCGGGTCTTCACTCTGATCGGCTGCTGTTCGCGGCGCAGACACCCCTGACCGTCCCAGCACCCCTGCATATCTGCTCACGCGCCGCTATCGTACCACTCTCGCACACCAGTGCCGGCCGCCAATCACTCGACACGCGCAAAGTCATGACGATGCCCGTCCGCCGCTCAGCCACCATCGTACAGCTCATCGCTTGCGGCGCGTTCCTCACCACCGCATGCAGCGGCGGCGACGCGAACGCACGCAGCGCAACCGTCGAATACGACACGATCGGTGATACCATCATTGCCCGCGCCCAGCAGATGCCCGCCTGGGGCGACTCGGCGCGGCTGGTGGAGGAAGTGCGGATCGGCGAGCTGGAAGGTCCCGAGGAGTACACGTTCGGCCGCGTCGTCAGCATGGCGGTCGATTCCGCCGGCGCGATGTACGTGCTCGACCAGCAGGCGCTCACGGTCCGCGTCTACGACGAGACCGGACGCCACGTGCGCGACATCGGCCGCTCCGGGTCAGGCCCCGGCGAGCTGAAGCAGCCGCACAGCCTCGACTTCATGCCCGACGGCCGCCTCGCCGTGCGCGACTTCGGCAACGCCCGCATCAACTTCTACGACCCTGCCGGCGAGTCGGTGGGCACGCTCACGATACCGGGCGGGTTCTTCACCACGACGCCGATGCGCGTCGATACGCTCGGCCGCATCCACACGAGCGTCGTCGCCGATCGCATCGAAGGGCAGATGTTCCGCGTCGGATATCAGCGCTTCGGCGCCGATGGCACGATCCAGGACACGATCCGCAACCCGCGTCCGGACTTCCAGTCGGAACCGCTAACCGCCCGATCGCCCGACGGTAACGGCATGAGCGCCACGTCCGTGCCCTTCTCACCGGGCATCCAGTGGACGATCGACCGCGGCGGCAACGTCGTTTGGGCCATTACCAGCGATTACACCATCCACACCGTGCAGGACGACCGCCCGTTCCGCATCACGCGGACGATCGAGGCCGTGCCCGTCCAGGCCGCGGAGAAGGCAGCGGCGGAGGAGGGCGTGCTGCGCAACATGCGGCAGACCCAGCCGAACTGGAGCTGGCAGGGGCCCGCGATCCCCGATACGAAGCCGTTCATCGGCTCCGTCACCATCGCACACGACAACCGCATCTGGGTGCAGGCGCGTCAGCCCGGCGAGCGGCAGCCCGCCGACCCCTAGGAAGAGCGCGAGCCGGGTGCACCGCCGCCCATCGATCAGTGGCTCGAGCCCGCCGTCTACGATGTCTTCCAGCCGGATGGCACATGGCTCGCCCGGCTCGAGGCGCCGGATCGCTTCGTCCCCATGTTCATGCGCGGCGACCACGTCTGGGGCATGCAGCGCGACGAATACGATGTGAACTACGTGGTACGCCTGCGCATCGAGCGGTGACCGCACTTTGTCGCGCGACCCGTTCCGCCGGGTAATGCCCCCGCGCGCCAGCGCGTTCATTAGCCCCCAACCGTCCAGTTCGCGATAGGCGTCGGCAGGATTGGACGATTGAGGGCGGCAAACACGGTCAATGTTCCAGTGCCCCCGCGGGAAGACATCTCGATGGACGGTTAGCCGCGCCAGATGCCGCGAATGTTCCACTGGCCAGAATTCGCGTCACCAACCGGACGATTGCAAGTCGGCAGCACCTGCCCCGGCACGTCGCCCCGGGCAAGTCGCCAGCACCTGCCCTGGCACGTCGCCCCGGTCGTCGGCAACCGGTCCGAACCGCGTCGATCGCGCACGCGACGCCCGACGCAACCGGTTCTTTCCGGCGCAACAATATTCGCCACTCCCTACATGTTTTCGCCCTCCGCCGCTCCCACGCGCCCTACGGTCGCAGCCGCGAAACACTCACTGTGCCCTGCACCGAGCCGAATCCATGCCGACACGCTCCCGGCTAGCTGGCGTTCACCAAACCATTTAGCACGCTCAGCCTCGCCGGTACCCGGCCCACGTGTGTCCGAAGCGCTTTACCCCCGAAAGGGAGCCGCTCCGCGGCACATCAGATGCCGTACGAACACCGGTTGCGCGATCAACGCCTCTACCCGATCCGCGCATCAGCAGACAAGACGCATTGCACGTCGGCGACGCTGCCGACCACCAGGGAGACGCACATGTTCACGAATACGAAGTCGCCTGCCCTCGTACCGGTACTGCTCGCAGTGCTCGTTGCTGCGCCCGCGGCCGCGCAGAGCACAGTCGCGCAGGCCACGGTGCCGGTCGCGGCGGCGACGCATGCCCAGCCCGCATTGACCAGCCTCGTCATCGCGGTCGGCGAGACGAAGACGGGCTCCCTCACGGACGAGGATCCGCGACTGGATGAAGGCGAGCACTATCACGCCTACGACTTCTACGGTCGGGCAGGACAGCGCATCGCCGTATCGCTCCGCTCGTCCTCCTTCGACAGCTATCTCGCCATCATCACCAGCGACATCGAGTGGGAGAACCAGGACGACGACAGCGGCGGCGACTCCAACGCCCTTCTCGATGTCACGCTGCCCGTGACCGGCCGCTACGTCATCATCGTAACCACGTACGAGGGCGATGAGACCGGCGACTACACGCTGTCGGTGAGCGCCCTCGAGGCCAACACCGCGCGCGACACCGAGGAATGGGTGCAGTACGGCCAGGCCTCCGACAACGACGCCAGCCTGTTCTACCTGCCGTCCAGCATCCGGAACACCGGCGACAACATCCTTCAGGTGTGGACCCGCTGGACGTATCCGGGCATGCAGCCACCCAGCACCGGCGATGCGCAGTACGATTCGGAGAAGCGACTCGTGCGGGTGGACTGCGGCGGGGACGCGCTCGGCCTGGTCTCGTTCGTCGAGTACGCGGGCGACACGGCCGTCAATAACTGGACGGCGAAGGACGTGGAGATGAATCCCGCGGTGCCGGGATCCGTCGGCAGCTCACTGCTGGATCGGGTATGCTCGAACCGGGCACCATAAGCACGGCCGTGAGGCCCGCCCGGATGCTGTAGCCCGGCGCGGGGACAGTCGCTCAGAGCCGGGGGGCGGTGGCGCTTCCCCCCGCCAGACCTTACCATAAGGGTTCAACCACCCAGCGACTGACCCCGACGCCCGGCCTCACGTGATACGACACCGGCATCTTTTCGCCTTTGCGGCGCCCCTGATTTTCGCCGGCTGCGCCTCGACCGCACCGGTCCCGGCCGCATCCCCGGCCGACGCCGCCGAACCGGCGGCCACCGAAGACCACGCCGGCCACCAGACCGCGCAACCCGTCCAGCCCGCCGACTCGCAGCACGACGCCCACGCAGCGCACGGCCAGCTCGCGGCTACGGCAGGACCCGGCTTCAGCGTAGCCGACGTCCGCTTCATGCAGCACATGATCGGGCACCACGACCAGGCACTGGTCATGGCCGCCATGGCACCGTCGCGCGGCGCGAGCGAGCACTTCCTCCGGCTGGTCGAGAAGATCGAGATCTCGCAGACCGACGAGATCGGCCTCATGAAGCAGTGGCTGACCGACCGCAACCAGCCGATCCCCGACGACGCGTACATGCACGGCATGATGATGCCCGGCATGCTCACACCCGCACAGCTCGAGCAGCTCGGTGCTGCCCGCGGCCGCGAGTTCGAGCGGCTCTTCCTCACATTCATGATCCGGCACCACGAAGGCGCGCTCCAGATGGTCGACGAGCTGTTCGACACGCCCGGCGCCGGCCAGGACCCCGACATCTTCCGCTTCGCCACCGACGTCGACGCCGACCAGCGCGACGAGATCTACACGATGAGCGTCATGCTCGACATGCTCGAGAACCCCGCAAGGAGCCCAGCCCGATGACGAAATCCGCACGCATGAAGTCGTACGCCCGAGCCACTGCCGGTATCGCGACGTTGGCGGCCGCCGTCGCAACCACGGCACCCGCGTTCGCGCAGGACACGATCGCCACGATGAATGATCCGCGCGCGCACCTGGCCGCCGGTACGGAAAACACCGCGGCGTACGCCGGCTGGAACATGGAGCTGACATCGTGGTCACCGAAGCCCATGGAGTTCGACTCCGCACGCGGCCTTGCCTACATCAACTCCGACCTCGCGTTCCGCGGCAACACGCTCTACCAGGGCAACTTCAGCGGCTTCAGCGTCTGGGACATTTCGAACCCGGCAGGCCCCGAGCTGCTCAGCACCGTCGTCTGCGCCACCGACCAGGGCGACCCGTCCATCTACGGCAACCTCCTGTTCATCTCCGCCGAGTCCGGCCGCTCCCGCAAGGACTGCGGCATGCAGGGCGTGGAGGATGGCGCGGACCGCATGCGCGGCGTGCGCATCTTCGATGTGAGTGACCCGCGCAACCCGCGTCTCGTGAAGAACATCCAGACCTGCCGCGGCTCGCACACGCACACCATCGTGCCGCATCCCACAGACCGCAACGTGATCTACATCTACGTCGGCGGATCGTCGTCCGTGCGCGATGCCGGCGAAGTCCCGGAGATCGAGTGCTCGGAAGGCACCGTCGCCGAGAACGCGAACACGTCGCAGTACCGCGTCGACATCATCCGCGTCCCGCTCAACAACATCGAGCAGGCCGCTGTCGTCGGCTACGCCCGCATTTTCGAGGACCTGCCGCGCTCGCCCGGCCGCGCCGGTGTCGCCGCGGACGAAGCGGCCGCAAACAACCGGCGCGCCACCGGACCGTCCGGCTGCCACGACCTCACGTCCTATCCGGCCTACAATCTCGTCGCGGGATCGTGCGGCAGCTTCGGCATCCTGCTCGACACGAAGAACCCCGAGAAGCCAGTGCGCCTCGATGCGAAGTCGGACCTGAACTTCTCGCTCTGGCACACGGCCGTGTTCAGCAACGACGGCAGCTCCGTCGTGTTCACCGACGAGTGGGGCGGCGGCACGTCCCCGCGCTGCCGCATCACCGACCCCGAGCGCCTCGGCGGCAACACGATCCTGACGATCGGCGACAACGGCGCCATGACGCAGCACGGTTACTTCAAGATGCTAGCGGCGCAGACGGACACCGAGAACTGCGTGTCCCACAACGGCGGGCTCATCCCCGTGCCCGGCCGCGACATCATGGTCCAGGGCTGGTACCAGGGCGGCGTCAACGTATTCGACTTCACCGACCCGGCGAACCCGATCGAGATCGCGTACTTCGACCGCGGCCCGGTTGACGACGAAAACCTCGTGGTCGGCGGCTCCTGGGGCGCGTACTGGTACAACGGCCACATCTATTCGTCCGAGCTGTCCCGCGGACTCGACGTGCTGGAGCTCACGCCGAACGAGCACCTGTCGCAGAACGAGATCGATGCCGCGAAGCTCATCCGCATGGAGGAGTACAACCCGCAGATGCAGCCGCAGCTCGTGTGGCCGGCCGCCTTCCCCGTCGTGCGCTCGTACCTCGACCAGCTCGTGCGCAACAACGGTCTCCCCGAAGCCCGTACGACGGCGATCGCCGCCGCCATCGACGCCGCCGAGCGCGCTACCAGCACCGCTCGCCGCGACCAGCTGAACCGACTCGCCTCACAGCTCGATGCGGATGCAGCGAACGCCGCCGACGCCGAGCGTGTTCGCGCCATGGCGGAGGCCGTCCGGGCGCTGGCCGGGGCGTAGCGGATAACGAAAACGGGATCGGGATCGGGAGCGTGTTCGTGTGCGGTTCGCGGGTAACGGCAGTTCCCGATCCCGGAACGGCAGGTCCCGATCCCGCTAACCGACACGATCCCGATCCCGATCCCGCGTTCGTTTCATTCCAGCGGTCTTGAAATCGAACGACTGTTCTGCCAACGTTTTGTGAGACCAATCCGGTCTGACCGAACCTCAGGAGAACAGCAGTATGCGAAAGGCATTATTCGCAGTCGCACTCATGGCGGCTGTGGCGGGGTGCGTTTCCGTCAACAAGTCCGTGCTCTCGAGCTCACGGGTGGCGTACCCCGTGCCCCGCGACTCCGTGCACGTGTATCTGCCCGGTGACAGCGTGCCGCCGCACGAGCGCATCGCGATTCTCACCGCGAAGGGCGACGAGAACACGACCAACGAAGCTCAGATGCTCGACAAGATGCGGCAGGAAGCTGGCAAGCTCGGCGCAAACGCTATCGTCCTCGGCGACATGACGGATCCCAGCAGCACGTCACGCGTGCTCGGCGCCCTGTTCGGCACGCCGTCGAACAGGAAGGGCCAGGCAATCGCCATCTTCGTCCCCGACCTGCGCCGCCAATGATCTGAATGAATACGGGATCATGTCTGGTGCAGCGCCCCCGGTAGCCGCAGTTCCCGATCCCGCTAACCGAACACAATCCCGATCCCGATCCCGCGTTCGTTCAAAGGAGTCGTCATGTCGATCGGAAATGATCTGATCCCCGAGTTCGAGCAGGAGATGGCCGCCACGCGTCGCGTCATCGAACGGGTGCCCGACGACAAGCCGGACTGGAAGCCCCACCCGAAGTCGTTTTCGATCGCACACCTCGCGCAGCTCGTGGCGTGGATGCCCGGCTGGATCGCGCAGACGCTCGAGCATCAGTCGCTCGACCTGACGAAGGCCGGCGGCTACAGCAACGAGAGCACGGCAACACTGCTCGCAACATTCGATGAGAACGTCCGCGCTGCGCGTGCTGCACTCGAGGCGTCGCAGGATGAGGACTGGGACGCGGACTGGTCGCTGAAGATGGGCGACAAGGTGCTCATGACACTGCCGCGGACCGCCGTCATCCGACAGCACATCAGCCACCTCAGCCATCATCGCGGTCAGCTCACCGTCTACCTGCGCCTGCGCGATGTGCCGGTGCCGTCGATCTATGGACCGACCGCCGACGAGGGCTGGGGAAGCTGAGCGGCCATCGAATCCGATCGTCGCCGGCTGCCTTCGGCAGGTGAGCGGAGGGGCGAGGCCTGCGGCTGACACCCGAACCGGCTCCGCGGCTTGGAAGGCGGCGGTGAGGCCGGGAAGTCGGTGGTAAGGCCGGGAAGTCGGTGGTGAGGCCGGGAAGGTCGGTGGTGGACGTTGCGAACCGTCCATTTCGCGACGGGCTTCGCGAGGACTGGAGCATTGAGAGCGCTATGCGCGGCCAATCTTCCATCGTCCCCGCGGAATTCCAGTTCGATGGAGACTTGACCGCACCATGCGCGCTGAATGCTCCACGCGCCGGAATCTCCGCCACCGATTGGACGGTTGACGACCCGGGTCGTCCGCAGCATGCTCGCTGAATGCTCCACGCGCCGGAATCTCCGCCACGATTGGACGGTTGACGGCACCGATCCCGCGCACGAACACGCTCCCGCTCCCGACTTCGTCACAGCACCACCTCCCGCAGCAGCCACTCCCTCGCCCCCAGCCAGTCCCGCCGGACCGTGCGCGTCGTTACACCGAGCGCTTCGGCGATCTCCGCTTCGGTCATCCCGCCAAAGAAACGGTACTCGACCACGCGCGCCTGGCGCGGATTCACGGTGGCGAGGCGCTCGAGGGCGTCGTGAATCGTGATCAGTGTCTCGGTGCGTTCTGTTGCCGCGACCTGAATCGCTTCGGCGAGTGTCACACGCGTGAGGCCCCCGCCCCTCTTGGCGGCCACGTGCCGGCGAGCGTAGTCGATCAGTACGCGGCGCATGGAGCGGGCTGCCAGCGCGAAGAGCTGTGAGCGGTTCTTCCAGTCCACTTCGTGCTGGTCGAGCAGCCGCATGTACGCCTCACTGACGAGCGCCGTCGTGTTCAGGGTATGACCCTGCCGCTCGCGCCTCAGTTGCAGGTGCGCGATCGCGCGTAGCTCGTCGTACACGAATGGAAGCAGCGCGTCCAGCCTGCTCTCCGGGGTCGTTGCCGCCGTCGACGACATCGATTCGTTCGTCGGTTCCGTCATGACCATGTCCAGTCATCCAGGGGTTTCGTGCGCGCGGCTGATGGCCGGAACGGGCCGATGTCCGGTTCCTGCCGCCGATTGCGCGTCAGGCAGATAGCGGTGCAGTACGCAAGACCACTTAGACTTCCGGGAGAGGTATCATGCGCAGACCATATCGAAGCCGCATCACACCCATCATTCTGCTGGCCGCGGCCACCGCCTGCGACAGCAGCCCGACGGACGCGCCGTTCAATGCCGTTCCGATCGGCGGCGGCACACACGCCGCAACGGTGCTCGACGCCACGACCGGCGGCACGCCCGGCTTCTATTTCCTGCCTCCGACCGTTCCGACAACGCCGGCGTACTCGGGCACGTTCGACGGCTCGCTGCTTCCCGAGCTCAGTGTCGAGGTATGCGAGCTGGACGCAGCCGGCGCGTGCCCGGCGGCGCCCATCGTCACGTACAGCGCCACAGGCAACGCGCGTCATGCCATACGGCTGAACCCGGGCCGCGACCTCTACTTCGTCTACTGGAACGTCGTGCCGCCGGACGCCGCCGGTGCGGCGTTCCGTGCAACCGTCATCGCATCCGGCAGGGACCTCGGTCATGTCGACTTCATTGAGCCCGTCGCCGGCCGCTGGATGCCGATCGCGTTCCGCATCGAGGAGGGCGCGCTCGACGAGGTCGATCCGCCGACGGAGCCGCCGGCCGAACCGCCGCCCGCGCTGATCACGAGCAATGCCGACGGTACGCGCGTTGGCAGCGGCCTTCAGCATGGTACCTGGACGTTCACGCTCGAGACGCCGGCACCTCCGGGCGGCATCGACGTGGAGATCCGGAGCTCCGATCCGTCGCTCCTCCTGGTCGCCCCCGATGCAGCGACGCCCGGTGCCGACCGGATCACCGTCTCCCTGGGCGGAGGTGTCCTCACGGGTACCTTCTGGGTTCAGGGCATGGAGGGCGTGACGGGCACGAGTGTCGTAGAGTTCAGTGCCGCCGGATTCGCGGGCAGCGCGAGCATCGATGTCGTCCCGGTCGCCGCCAGCATCCTCGGTCTGGGCGCGAGCGTGTCCACCGTCGGACCGGATGTGCCGTTCCAGGTGCGGGTCGGCGCGCTCGATGATGCCGGTACGGGTATGCACGCGCTCCAGGCCGTGCGCGCCGGCGGGGTGCCGCTCACGTTCACGATCACCAACAGCAATGCCACGGTAGCGCGGCTGGTCACGAGCGGCGGTGCGGACCAGGTCCGCACGGTGGACATCGCGGCGGGTGAATGGAGCAGCCCCGCGACGGTCGCCGCGGGCGGCGTTGCGTTCGACGCGCTCGCGGGCGGCACGACCACGGTCACAGCGGCGCACCCCGGCATCACCATGCTTGCCGGCGCGACGATCGATGTGACGGTCACCGCGGGACTCAACGTCACGAGCGGCGTGCGCGTTGGCGCCGGACTGATGCACCTCGTCGTATTCACGCTGGACGCGCCTGCGCCCGCTGGCGGTCTCACTGTTCATCTCGAGAGCTCCGATCCCGGTCTCCTGCTGCTTGCGCCGAACCGCACGACCGTCGGTACGGCATCGATCGATGTGACGATCGGCGGCGGGTCCGGCGGAACGGGCTTCCTGATCGCCGGCGTCGAAGGCGTCACGGGCACCGCGACGATCACGGCGACCGCGCCCGGTTACGACACCGGCGTCGGCACGGTGACGGTCACGCCGGTGGGTGTCAGGCTGCTGTTCCTCGCCACGAGCCAGACCGCCACGGGGTCGAACGATCCGTTCCGGGTCGCGGTCGGCGGCATCAATCCGAGCGGCACCGGCCTCTACACGGAGCAGGACGTGCGCTTCGGCGGTACGCCCATTGTCGTCGACATCACGAACAGCGACGCGGCCATTGCACAGCTCATCACGTCCGCCGGAGCGGCGCAGGTTGTGACCGTCACCATTCCTGTGGGCGACAGCCGCTCACCGCTCGACCTGGCGGGTGGCGGTGTCGAGTTCGACCCGTTAACACCCGGTCAGACGACGGTGAGTGTATACGGTGCGGGTCTCATACAGGTGCCCGGTGCCACGCAGACGATCACGATCAACTGACGCGGCACCACGCACGGGGGCCGGAGCCACCCCCGTGCGTATCACCCGCGAAGCAGCGCGCGCGCTGCCCGTGTGTCGGGATGTTCCTCACCCAGTCCGCTGGTGAGCGGTGGCAGCGCGCGCTCCAGGTCGGCGCGTGCGGCCACCGAATCTCCGAGCTCCAGCCGCGCGCGTGCGCGCAGCAACAGGGTCTGGCCGACGTATCCGCTCCGGGCGGGATCACCGGCCACTCGCGCGGCCAGGTCATGGTAGTCTGTTGCGTAGCGTTCGGCGGAACGCGCATCGCCCGTGCCGAGTGCAACAGTGGCTGCGACGCCGAGCGTGGGCGGGAGATCGGGCGCGTCCAGACGTTCGGGGTAGCCGATCTTCGCGAGCTGCGCATTGATGGCCGCACGAGCGGTGGCGCCATCGCCTCGGCCGAGCAGAAGAAGCGTACGCGTGAGTGCGCTGTATGCGAGCAGCCGCTCGTTGGCATTCACGGAGCTGCGGAGATGGGCTTCCGCGGAATCGAGACGGGCCTCCGCCTCGTCGTATCGCTCGAGATGCACGAGAGCCCGGCCCAGAATCGCCCGTGACTCGGCGGCCACGCGCTGGTTGCCGGCGGCGACGCTCTTCACGATATCCTCGTCGATCAGCCGGGCTGCCTCCTCGTATCGGCCCAGACGGATGAGACTGGCGCCGTACGACGTGATGAACCCGGGCGGCGCTGCGCCGGATGCTTCGAGCGCACCGATCCGCTCGCGCAGCGCGCTTCGGATCTCGAAACCCGCCCTGACTTCGCCCATCATCTCGAGGAGTGATGCGCGATTCAGCGATACCACGACGTATCCCAGTGTGGCGCCGCGACCCGACTCGGACATGATCCGCAGGATCGAGTCGTTCAACGCGGCAACCTTTGCTATCTGCCGTTCGTTCCAGTACAGGTTCGACAGCTCGTTGCTGACGTGGAGCACGTTCTCCACACCGGCGACGGGACTCCCGGCCAGCGACGCCTTTGCTTCCAATAGCGTCTCGATCGCACGGGTGCGGTTTCCATCCGCCTCGAGGATCGCTGCACGAGCGCGCGCGCACGAGACGAACGTGTCCGTCGATGGCGTGGTGCCGGCCAGGATGGCGGCAGCCTCCTCGACCTGAGCCCGGGCCGCAGCAGGGTCGTCGCGATAGCGCAGCCGGGCGGCGCCGCACAGCGCGGCCGCCAGCAGGTCAGCATCGTCATTGCTACGTGCGGCCTGTTCCACCCGGCCCAGCAGGTCGAGCATCTTCGCCGTTTCACCGAGGCTGAAATATCCGTTCGCGAGCATCAGGAGCATCCGACCCATGAACGGCGGCTCGGTGCCGTATTGCCGGTCGAGCATGTCCACGCCGCGGTCCAGCAGCTCGACGAGCGTGAGCGCTCTGCCGCCCGGTCCGATCTCCGACAGCAGCAGCTGCATGAACTCGTTCGCCGCCTGCACGCGCTGCTGCTGGTACACGGCCGCATCGCGCTGACGCCGCGCTTCCACACTCTGATGCGTCGTCATCGCCGTCGATCCGAGCAGGGCGAGCACCACGACCGCGGCCGCAATCACACCGCTCCGATAGCGACGTACGAACTTGCGTGCGCGATACCGCATCGTCGGCGGTTGCGCGGTGACCGCCTGGTGATCGAGGTATCGCCGCAGATCGGCTGCGAACTCCGCGACCGTGGCGTAGCGCTCGGCGGGCTCGACGGCGAGTGCCTTGCGCACGATGGTGTCGAGATCGCTCCGCAACGTGCGCAGCAGCTCGGCCGGCGAGACGGCACGCTGCTGCGCCGTGGCCGACAGCGTCGCCGTCTCACCTCGCACCGCAAGGGCCGACGCGAGCGTCG
This genomic stretch from Longimicrobiales bacterium harbors:
- a CDS encoding serine/threonine-protein kinase codes for the protein MSESRARRAEQIFAEAAELDAGNRIEFIKRACGDDDAMRREVDALLSAADASEQYFGDLSDRIGAASLLTGDRDEAADRSDLVRSGQRLGAYTLIEPIGRGGMGVVWRAERSDGRFEGQVAIKLLNRAAGGAALERFAREGRYLARLTHPGIARLIDAGVAPDHVPYLVLEHIDGAPIDRYCDGHRLSVRKRIELFLQALDAVAHAHAHLVVHRDIKPSNMLVTHDGTVRLLDFGVAKLLADDETSVAADGAELTRELGVSLTPEFAAPEQLTGADVTTAADVYSLGLLLYVLVAGHHPRRTEPIRSYAELCEAATREPPTLASALAVRGETATLSATAQQRAVSPAELLRTLRSDLDTIVRKALAVEPAERYATVAEFAADLRRYLDHQAVTAQPPTMRYRARKFVRRYRSGVIAAAVVVLALLGSTAMTTHQSVEARRQRDAAVYQQQRVQAANEFMQLLLSEIGPGGRALTLVELLDRGVDMLDRQYGTEPPFMGRMLLMLANGYFSLGETAKMLDLLGRVEQAARSNDDADLLAAALCGAARLRYRDDPAAARAQVEEAAAILAGTTPSTDTFVSCARARAAILEADGNRTRAIETLLEAKASLAGSPVAGVENVLHVSNELSNLYWNERQIAKVAALNDSILRIMSESGRGATLGYVVVSLNRASLLEMMGEVRAGFEIRSALRERIGALEASGAAPPGFITSYGASLIRLGRYEEAARLIDEDIVKSVAAGNQRVAAESRAILGRALVHLERYDEAEARLDSAEAHLRSSVNANERLLAYSALTRTLLLLGRGDGATARAAINAQLAKIGYPERLDAPDLPPTLGVAATVALGTGDARSAERYATDYHDLAARVAGDPARSGYVGQTLLLRARARLELGDSVAARADLERALPPLTSGLGEEHPDTRAARALLRG